Proteins encoded in a region of the Phacochoerus africanus isolate WHEZ1 chromosome 8, ROS_Pafr_v1, whole genome shotgun sequence genome:
- the LOC125134081 gene encoding carcinoembryonic antigen-related cell adhesion molecule 1-like yields the protein MEPPSAPAHGGRISWHRLLLAVSLLSLWNLPATAQITIESVPFKTAEGRDVLLLAHNATEDTLGYSWYRGDTAEKNQLIILYRVDNQANITGPAYSGREIIYPNGSLLFQNATQNDTGYYTLTVTKNDLQTEIVTGLLRVYPPVSKPIIEANSTTVTEQKDTVVLTCIINDTEISIRWLFNGQSLLLAERIKLSQDSSTLTIEPVSREDAGNYQCEASNPGNSSLSDPLRLDVKFDSIPGSTSGISDGGIAGIVIGAMAGVALIGGLV from the exons ATGGAGCCCCCCTCAGCCCCCGCCCACGGAGGGCGCATCTCCTGGCACAGGCTTCTGTTGGCAG TCTCACTCCTAAGCTTGTGGAACCTGCCCGCCACTGCCCAGATCACTATTGAATCAGTGCCCTTCAAAACTGCAGAAGGAAGGGATGTTCTTCTACTTGCCCACAATGCGACAGAGGATACTCTAGGCTACAGCTGGTACAGAGGAGATACAGCAGAGAAAAACCAACTAATTATATTATATAGAGTAGACAATCAAGCAAATATCACAGGGCCTGCATACAGTGGTCGAGAGATAATCTACCCCAATGGATCCCTGCTGTTCCAGAATGCCACCCAGAATGACACAGGATACTACACTCTGACGGTTACAAAGAATGATTTACAGACAGAAATTGTAACTGGACTACTCCGTGTATACC CACCAGTGTCAAAGCCCATCATCGAAGCCAACAGCACCACCGTCACAGAACAAAAGGACACCGTGGTCCTGACCTGCATCATAAATGACACTGAGATCTCCATACGCTGGCTCTTCAATGGCCAGAGTCTACTGCTCGCAGAGAGGATAAAGCTGTCCCAAGACAGCAGCACCCTCACCATAGAGCCTGTCAGCAGGGAGGATGCTGGGAATTATCAGTGTGAGGCCTCCAACCCAGGAAATTCCAGCCTAAGTGACCCTCTCAGGCTGGATGTGAAAT TTGATTCAATACCAGGAAGTACTTCTGGCATCTCAGATGGTGGTATTGCTGGCATTGTGATTGGAGCCATGGCTGGGGTAGCTCTCATAGGAGGCCTGGTGTAA